A genomic window from Clostridium aceticum includes:
- the glmM gene encoding phosphoglucosamine mutase: MGKLFGTDGVRGIANRELTPELAYQLGRVGAYVLLKEKTQGKVVIGKDTRKSGDLLEAAMTAGFLSMGIDVVTLGVIPTPAVAYLTRHLQADCGVVISASHNPAEYNGIKFFNHQGYKLPDEVEEEIEAYILNHREVEPRPEGSAVGRYTALENPTGLYTDYLKTTVRYDFKGLKIAIDVANGAAYKAAPRILQELGAEVYVINNEPDGMNINLNCGSTHPEVLQQFVRETKADIGIAFDGDADRLIAVDEKCQIIDGDHIMNVCGCNLKKHNKLNKNTIVATVMSNIGLDIAMRQQGCEIVKTKVGDRYVLEEMIGKGYSLGGEQSGHIIFLEHNTTGDGLLSALQLIATMKEEAKKISELSAMMTSYPQVLVNAKVKNENKEAYTQDEVIMTEISKIEEVMNGQGRVLIRPSGTEPLVRVMLEGKNQEELNTLATGLANLIETRLS; encoded by the coding sequence ATGGGGAAATTATTTGGAACAGACGGTGTCAGAGGAATTGCCAATAGAGAATTAACGCCAGAACTAGCTTACCAGCTGGGAAGGGTAGGAGCATATGTTCTTTTAAAAGAAAAAACACAAGGAAAAGTTGTTATAGGAAAAGATACTAGAAAATCGGGAGATCTATTGGAAGCAGCCATGACAGCAGGCTTCTTATCCATGGGTATAGATGTAGTGACGCTGGGGGTTATACCTACACCAGCTGTAGCTTATTTAACAAGGCACCTACAAGCCGATTGTGGGGTAGTGATCTCAGCATCTCATAATCCTGCAGAATATAATGGAATAAAGTTTTTTAATCATCAAGGATACAAACTTCCAGATGAAGTAGAGGAAGAAATAGAAGCTTATATACTTAATCATAGAGAGGTAGAGCCTCGTCCAGAAGGCAGTGCCGTAGGAAGGTATACAGCTTTAGAAAACCCTACAGGATTATATACAGACTATCTGAAAACTACTGTTAGATATGATTTTAAAGGGCTTAAGATTGCCATTGATGTTGCTAATGGTGCAGCATATAAAGCAGCTCCTAGAATTCTTCAGGAACTAGGGGCAGAGGTGTATGTTATAAATAACGAACCAGACGGTATGAATATTAACTTAAATTGTGGTTCAACACATCCAGAAGTATTACAGCAATTTGTGAGGGAAACAAAGGCAGATATTGGTATAGCTTTTGATGGAGATGCAGATCGACTAATTGCAGTAGACGAAAAGTGTCAAATTATAGATGGCGACCATATAATGAATGTATGTGGATGTAATCTTAAAAAACATAATAAACTAAATAAAAATACTATTGTAGCTACAGTGATGAGTAATATTGGGTTAGATATAGCTATGCGACAACAGGGATGTGAAATTGTAAAAACAAAGGTAGGAGATCGGTATGTCCTAGAAGAAATGATAGGTAAAGGCTATTCTTTAGGAGGAGAGCAATCAGGACATATTATTTTCTTAGAGCACAACACTACTGGTGATGGACTTTTATCAGCCTTACAGTTGATCGCAACCATGAAGGAGGAAGCAAAGAAAATATCAGAGCTATCAGCTATGATGACTTCTTATCCTCAAGTATTGGTGAATGCTAAAGTAAAAAACGAAAACAAAGAAGCTTATACGCAGGACGAAGTAATTATGACAGAGATAAGCAAAATTGAAGAAGTGATGAATGGCCAGGGTAGGGTATTGATTCGTCCGTCAGGAACAGAGCCTTTGGTAAGGGTAATGTTGGAGGGGAAAAATCAAGAGGAACTAAACACTCTAGCTACGGGATTGGCAAACTTAATAGAAACAAGACTAAGCTAA
- a CDS encoding carbon starvation CstA family protein yields MNALVVVLISIVIFFIAYVTYGGWLAKQWGVDDGRKTPAHTKGDGVDYVPAKSPVLLGHHFASIAGAGPIVGPITAAMFGWVPVLLWIIIGSIFFGGVQDFGSLLASIRHNGKSIGEVIEINMGKKGKKLFAIFAWLTLLLVVAAFANIVANTFVSVPEAATASVLFILLAIVFGFAVYRKGVSLGVGSVVGVILLFVCIALGNMFPIELSRNTWIAILLGYIFIASVTPVWILLQPRDYLNSYLLYIMMAGAVVGLIITRPTLELAPVTGFSVGGQWMFPMLFVTVACGAISGFHSLVGSGTSAKQLDKESDAKIVGYGGMLIEGVLAVIAIITAAYIGQDKLAALLSNGGPVNVFSDGIGTFMTSFGISFTVGKSFVALAVSAFALTSLDTGTRLGRFILQEFFYEEGATSQHPLTNMYTATALTVVVGGLLAITSWAKIWPVFGSANQLLAALALMAVAVWLKKIGRNYKMFIIPMIFMFAVTLLALIMLIKTNLGPEGSLILVIFPVLLFILAIILAYQGYHIMKKTDAGKTTKI; encoded by the coding sequence ATGAACGCTTTGGTAGTAGTTCTTATTTCGATTGTAATATTTTTTATTGCCTATGTTACGTATGGAGGATGGCTGGCAAAACAGTGGGGGGTTGATGATGGGCGGAAAACACCTGCCCATACAAAGGGTGACGGTGTTGATTATGTCCCTGCAAAATCTCCAGTATTATTGGGGCATCACTTTGCCTCTATTGCAGGTGCAGGACCTATCGTGGGACCTATAACTGCGGCTATGTTTGGTTGGGTACCGGTATTACTATGGATTATCATAGGAAGTATTTTCTTTGGTGGCGTACAAGACTTTGGTTCTTTATTGGCTTCTATTCGACATAATGGAAAGTCTATAGGAGAAGTTATTGAGATTAACATGGGTAAGAAAGGTAAAAAGCTCTTTGCTATATTTGCATGGTTAACTTTATTATTAGTAGTGGCAGCCTTTGCTAATATCGTTGCAAATACATTTGTAAGTGTTCCTGAAGCAGCAACAGCATCTGTGCTATTTATTCTCTTAGCGATTGTATTTGGTTTTGCTGTTTATAGAAAAGGTGTTTCCTTAGGTGTAGGAAGTGTTGTTGGCGTTATTTTATTGTTTGTATGTATAGCATTAGGAAACATGTTCCCTATAGAATTAAGTAGAAATACTTGGATTGCTATTTTGTTAGGTTATATTTTTATAGCTTCTGTAACACCTGTTTGGATTTTACTACAGCCCAGGGATTATTTGAACTCATACTTATTATATATCATGATGGCAGGGGCAGTAGTAGGATTAATTATAACAAGACCAACTCTTGAATTAGCTCCAGTAACTGGATTTAGTGTTGGAGGACAATGGATGTTTCCAATGTTATTTGTAACAGTAGCCTGCGGTGCGATCTCAGGATTCCACTCGTTGGTTGGTTCTGGAACTTCTGCAAAGCAGTTAGACAAAGAAAGTGATGCTAAGATTGTGGGATACGGTGGGATGTTGATTGAGGGAGTATTAGCAGTAATCGCTATTATCACAGCTGCTTACATTGGTCAAGATAAACTTGCAGCACTATTAAGTAATGGCGGCCCAGTAAATGTTTTTTCTGATGGCATTGGGACCTTTATGACCAGCTTCGGCATCTCCTTTACAGTAGGGAAATCCTTTGTAGCATTGGCGGTATCAGCCTTTGCACTAACCAGCTTAGATACTGGAACAAGGCTGGGACGATTTATTCTACAAGAATTTTTCTATGAAGAAGGAGCCACAAGCCAACATCCATTAACCAATATGTACACAGCTACAGCATTAACCGTAGTAGTTGGAGGATTACTAGCGATCACCAGTTGGGCGAAAATCTGGCCTGTCTTTGGTTCTGCAAATCAATTACTAGCGGCTCTTGCACTGATGGCAGTGGCAGTATGGTTGAAAAAAATCGGTAGAAATTACAAGATGTTTATTATTCCAATGATTTTTATGTTTGCTGTAACATTATTGGCATTAATAATGCTGATTAAAACAAACCTTGGACCAGAAGGAAGCCTAATATTAGTGATATTCCCAGTATTACTATTCATATTAGCCATTATATTGGCTTATCAAGGATATCATATTATGAAAAAAACTGATGCAGGAAAGACAACAAAGATATAA
- a CDS encoding 2-oxoacid:acceptor oxidoreductase family protein, translating to MATEKIIMAGFGGQGVMSMGQLLTYSGMIEDKQVSWLPSYGPEMRGGTANCSVIVSDGLIGSPIITEDATAVIAMNLPSLVKFEKNLRTGGKLLINSSLIEKKAEREDVEAYYIPANEIANEIGNLRVANMVMLGAYLELTKVVSVESIIEAFKKVYGADKEHLITFNKEALHRGAAAVRR from the coding sequence ATGGCAACAGAAAAGATTATTATGGCAGGTTTTGGTGGTCAAGGGGTAATGTCTATGGGTCAGCTCTTAACCTATTCAGGTATGATTGAAGACAAACAAGTATCCTGGCTGCCCTCCTATGGACCAGAAATGAGAGGCGGTACAGCCAATTGTTCTGTAATCGTTTCAGATGGATTAATTGGATCTCCTATTATTACGGAAGATGCTACAGCGGTAATTGCAATGAATTTACCTTCTTTAGTAAAGTTTGAAAAGAACCTAAGGACTGGAGGTAAATTGCTCATTAATAGTTCTCTAATAGAAAAAAAGGCAGAGAGAGAGGATGTAGAAGCATACTATATACCTGCTAACGAAATTGCCAACGAAATAGGGAACCTAAGAGTAGCAAATATGGTAATGCTAGGTGCTTATTTGGAGCTAACCAAAGTGGTATCTGTAGAATCTATAATAGAAGCATTTAAAAAAGTATATGGAGCTGACAAAGAACATTTAATCACCTTTAATAAAGAAGCTCTCCATCGTGGAGCAGCAGCAGTAAGAAGATAG
- a CDS encoding thiamine pyrophosphate-dependent enzyme: MAIVFEKTKGLTDKQFHYCPGCTHGVIHRLVAEVLEELDVVGKTIGVAPVGCSVLAYDYFNCDMHEASHGRAPAVATGIKRVLPEHVVFTYQGDGDLASIGTAEIIHAAHRAEKFTTIFVNNAIYGMTGGQMAPTTLIGQRTTTSPEGRNKELTGMPLRMSEMFATIDGAVFVERVSVHNVAHIRKAKKAIKKAFEIQLEGKGFGIVEVLSTCPTNWGITPVASLKWLEENMIPYYPLGNFRTPEEGK; encoded by the coding sequence ATGGCTATTGTATTTGAAAAGACGAAAGGCTTGACAGATAAGCAGTTTCATTATTGTCCAGGATGTACCCACGGTGTTATTCATAGATTGGTGGCGGAAGTATTAGAAGAGTTAGATGTAGTAGGAAAAACCATCGGGGTAGCACCGGTAGGCTGTTCAGTTCTAGCTTATGATTATTTTAACTGTGATATGCACGAAGCTTCTCATGGCAGAGCACCTGCAGTAGCCACAGGAATAAAAAGAGTATTGCCAGAGCATGTGGTATTCACCTATCAAGGAGACGGAGACTTAGCTTCCATTGGTACAGCTGAAATCATTCATGCTGCCCATAGAGCTGAGAAGTTCACCACAATATTTGTAAACAATGCAATATATGGTATGACAGGTGGACAAATGGCACCTACCACCTTAATTGGACAAAGAACCACAACTTCTCCAGAAGGTAGAAACAAAGAACTAACTGGTATGCCCTTAAGAATGTCAGAAATGTTTGCAACCATTGATGGGGCTGTGTTTGTAGAAAGAGTTTCTGTCCACAACGTAGCACATATTAGAAAAGCTAAAAAAGCTATAAAGAAGGCCTTTGAAATTCAATTGGAAGGCAAAGGATTTGGGATTGTTGAAGTATTATCTACTTGTCCTACCAACTGGGGTATTACGCCAGTGGCATCTTTAAAATGGTTGGAAGAAAATATGATTCCTTATTATCCACTAGGAAACTTCCGTACACCAGAGGAGGGGAAATAA